The following coding sequences lie in one Heyndrickxia oleronia genomic window:
- a CDS encoding MmcQ/YjbR family DNA-binding protein: MINRREIFAYVKEKFDTDPDYPWFKYPDNAVLRHNGSGKWYGLIMNVPKIKLGLSGEESVDIIDLKCEPGIVSLLKNEQGTLPAYHMNKKHWITIVLVSPFPKEEIYNLINWSYKLTE, encoded by the coding sequence ATGATAAATAGAAGAGAAATTTTTGCTTATGTAAAGGAAAAATTTGATACAGATCCTGACTACCCCTGGTTTAAGTATCCAGATAATGCTGTATTAAGACATAATGGGAGCGGCAAGTGGTATGGACTAATTATGAATGTTCCAAAAATTAAATTAGGTTTATCTGGTGAAGAAAGTGTCGATATAATAGACTTGAAGTGCGAACCAGGAATAGTAAGTTTATTAAAGAATGAACAAGGTACTTTGCCCGCATACCATATGAATAAGAAGCATTGGATTACAATTGTTTTGGTTAGTCCTTTTCCTAAAGAAGAAATCTACAATTTAATTAATTGGAGTTACAAATTAACAGAATAA
- a CDS encoding tyrosine-type recombinase/integrase — protein MEYVEALKDIKQINAIKRYLKKHSERDYVLFTLGINTGLKITEILKIRVEDVLDEDGVKNFYLLPHHDKTKEIYLNHKVKQAIIHYIQNQELTKEDFLFKSPRTSQPITRQQAYRIIHQAAEAIGIVGKIGTNSMRKTFGYHAYKRGIAISILKEHFNHSTPSETLKYIGISKTEKIRTEIDVNL, from the coding sequence ATGGAGTATGTTGAAGCATTAAAGGATATAAAGCAAATTAATGCAATTAAAAGGTATTTAAAAAAACACTCAGAGAGAGATTACGTTCTCTTTACTTTGGGGATTAATACCGGGTTGAAAATAACCGAAATCTTAAAAATTAGGGTTGAAGATGTTTTAGACGAGGATGGGGTGAAAAACTTCTATCTCCTGCCACATCATGATAAAACGAAGGAAATTTATCTTAATCATAAAGTAAAACAAGCGATTATCCATTATATTCAGAATCAAGAGCTTACAAAAGAAGACTTTTTATTTAAATCTCCTAGAACTTCACAACCCATCACTCGACAACAAGCCTATCGAATCATTCATCAGGCGGCAGAAGCGATAGGTATTGTTGGAAAGATTGGAACAAATTCAATGAGAAAAACTTTTGGATACCATGCTTATAAACGTGGAATAGCTATCTCAATTTTAAAGGAACATTTTAATCATTCGACACCTTCTGAGACACTTAAATATATTGGGATTTCTAAAACCGAAAAAATCAGAACAGAAATTGACGTAAACCTATAA
- a CDS encoding cation:proton antiporter regulatory subunit: MNIREIELPGIGKKFEIVTKSLEKIVVIIHDDGRRDVYYFDPDDFDESVANISLDDTESRQIAAIIGGMTYAPKALETIEMTFDDLVIEWFKVDPTAIANQQTIGQLSIRQRYEVNIIAIIKINHQKIHTPGPEALLEAGDTVIVSGQRNQVKKFVKDILSKKGG, from the coding sequence ATGAATATTCGTGAAATTGAATTACCTGGAATTGGTAAGAAGTTTGAAATTGTTACTAAAAGCCTTGAAAAGATCGTCGTTATTATTCATGATGACGGTCGCAGAGATGTCTATTATTTTGACCCAGATGATTTTGATGAATCAGTAGCTAATATTTCATTAGATGACACAGAGTCTAGGCAAATTGCTGCAATAATTGGAGGAATGACTTATGCTCCAAAAGCGTTAGAAACAATTGAAATGACATTTGATGATTTAGTGATTGAATGGTTTAAAGTTGATCCTACAGCAATCGCTAACCAACAAACAATTGGACAACTAAGTATTCGCCAAAGATATGAAGTAAATATTATTGCCATCATCAAAATTAATCATCAAAAAATTCATACACCTGGACCTGAAGCCCTTTTAGAAGCAGGAGATACAGTCATTGTCTCAGGCCAACGTAATCAAGTGAAAAAATTCGTAAAAGATATTCTTTCAAAGAAAGGTGGATGA
- a CDS encoding cation:proton antiporter, which translates to MTNHLVFEVGTALLLVSIGALLAGRLKFSIIPFLILLGMFVGPHAPKIGIFDFTFIQSSEIIEFFGRIGVLFLLFYLGLEFSVGKLIRSGRSIVIGGTIYVVLNFTLGLVYGFVVGFPVMETLIIAGLVSVSSSAIVAKVLVDLKRTANSETELILGIILFDDIFLALFLSVMSGLLLSGSTTIIGTLISVCISLGYMLLFFVIARKGTPLLNKLLNIKSNEIFILVVFASLFFIAGISEKLHVAEAIGALLLGLVFSETEHRERIEHMVMPFRDFFGALFFFSFGLSIDPFSLGGAVWLALGAVILTILSNLIAGLISGRKAGLSYKAASNIGLTIVSRGEFSIIVANLGLAGGLMPILKPFTAVYVLILAIIGPLLTKESKNIYNMLNKIFKWDQSKTQKKSDRSITKKNSENGIETDL; encoded by the coding sequence ATGACAAATCACTTAGTTTTCGAAGTCGGTACAGCACTTCTATTAGTATCAATTGGGGCATTGTTGGCGGGGAGATTGAAATTTTCCATTATCCCCTTTCTTATTCTTTTAGGTATGTTTGTTGGTCCACATGCTCCTAAAATCGGGATATTTGATTTTACATTTATTCAGAGCTCCGAAATAATTGAATTTTTTGGACGCATCGGTGTATTATTTCTATTATTCTATTTAGGACTAGAATTCTCCGTAGGAAAATTAATCCGCTCTGGTCGCTCAATTGTTATAGGTGGAACCATTTATGTTGTTCTTAATTTCACTTTAGGATTAGTGTATGGTTTTGTTGTTGGATTTCCTGTGATGGAAACTCTGATTATTGCTGGTCTCGTAAGTGTCTCCTCTTCCGCAATTGTTGCAAAAGTACTCGTTGATTTAAAAAGAACTGCTAATTCTGAAACTGAATTAATCTTAGGAATTATTCTGTTTGATGATATTTTCCTAGCATTATTTTTATCTGTAATGTCTGGCCTGCTATTAAGTGGATCTACGACTATTATTGGTACCCTCATTTCAGTCTGCATATCACTTGGTTATATGCTACTATTTTTCGTGATTGCTAGAAAAGGTACCCCCCTCCTTAATAAACTACTAAATATTAAATCTAATGAAATTTTTATCCTTGTTGTCTTTGCCTCCCTATTTTTTATTGCAGGGATTTCTGAGAAATTACATGTTGCTGAAGCCATTGGTGCTTTACTGCTTGGTCTCGTTTTTTCTGAAACAGAGCACCGTGAACGTATCGAGCATATGGTTATGCCTTTTAGAGATTTTTTCGGTGCATTATTTTTCTTTAGTTTCGGTCTAAGTATTGATCCATTTAGTTTAGGTGGAGCAGTATGGCTAGCCTTAGGAGCAGTCATTCTGACTATCCTTAGCAATTTGATTGCTGGCTTAATTTCTGGACGAAAAGCAGGTCTTTCCTATAAAGCTGCTTCAAATATTGGATTGACCATCGTTTCAAGAGGAGAATTTTCCATTATTGTGGCAAATTTAGGGCTTGCAGGTGGCCTAATGCCTATTCTAAAACCATTTACCGCTGTCTATGTATTAATATTAGCGATTATCGGACCACTTTTAACAAAGGAATCCAAGAATATTTACAATATGCTAAATAAAATATTTAAATGGGATCAATCGAAAACACAGAAAAAATCAGATCGTTCCATTACTAAAAAAAATAGTGAAAATGGAATTGAAACTGATCTATAA
- a CDS encoding histidine phosphatase family protein, which yields METNLYFVRHAHSTYSPDEYNRPLSARGFTDVKQITHLLQGVNIDFIISSPYLRAKQTVEGIAKLLNKEILIMDDFKERILSDKKVEDFQVAISRVWENPTYSWEGGESNLRAQKRGVKVTLDVVERYKGKNVVIGTHGNIMVLIMNHFNNKFDFQFWQQLDMPDIYKLTFIHTKLIDVHRLWYRTN from the coding sequence TTGGAAACCAATTTATACTTTGTTAGACATGCACACTCAACGTACTCACCAGATGAATATAACCGTCCTTTGTCTGCAAGAGGATTTACTGATGTTAAACAAATAACTCATCTTTTGCAAGGAGTGAATATAGACTTTATCATCTCTAGTCCATATTTAAGAGCCAAGCAAACGGTTGAAGGAATTGCGAAGTTGCTGAATAAAGAAATACTAATTATGGATGATTTTAAGGAAAGAATATTATCTGATAAAAAGGTAGAAGATTTCCAGGTTGCTATTTCAAGAGTGTGGGAGAATCCAACATATTCTTGGGAAGGTGGGGAATCGAATCTCAGAGCTCAAAAAAGGGGAGTTAAGGTTACTTTAGATGTAGTAGAAAGATATAAAGGGAAAAATGTCGTGATTGGTACTCATGGAAATATTATGGTCCTCATCATGAATCATTTTAATAATAAATTTGATTTTCAATTTTGGCAACAGCTTGATATGCCTGATATTTATAAATTGACCTTTATTCATACAAAACTCATTGATGTTCATCGATTATGGTATCGAACAAATTAG
- a CDS encoding M50 family metallopeptidase yields the protein MKSILTPKWVTLFAIFLLAIGFYFKQSIGVTIQIGSLLLALWLAITLHELGHVIFGKMSGYQFVFFTTGPLLIEKAKKYFCLKENKHWFHFGGVAMMTPPNGNNIKKMMLYAAGGPILSLIIAMTSFLLYGQYTNSFYLYLGIMNSAIFFATIIPVKTNMQTDGYVVLSLLKNNEDTTKLINEINISKELLSKKQPKDWDSKQIQLARQMQPSIDHVQYAMFLYYFEIEQAGFSSAVNALKDFAAIPVTKKNKQQLGFIIHMKQIEHFLSEDVQLEMISEYQQFLSRIEPLSFHRGEAMIAYLQDNKTKALELLHKVQKNVEHNESLYGFFKAEKTLTELIKEKIAL from the coding sequence ATGAAATCAATTTTAACACCAAAATGGGTAACTCTTTTTGCAATTTTTCTACTTGCAATTGGATTCTATTTTAAACAGAGCATTGGAGTGACAATACAGATAGGAAGTCTATTATTGGCATTGTGGTTAGCAATTACTTTGCATGAATTAGGGCATGTTATATTTGGAAAAATGAGTGGCTATCAATTTGTCTTTTTTACAACTGGACCATTGCTAATTGAAAAAGCAAAGAAATATTTTTGCTTAAAAGAGAATAAACATTGGTTTCATTTTGGTGGAGTGGCAATGATGACACCACCTAATGGAAACAATATTAAAAAAATGATGCTATATGCAGCTGGTGGACCTATACTTTCATTAATCATCGCTATGACAAGCTTTCTACTATATGGACAATATACTAACTCTTTTTATTTATATTTAGGCATCATGAATAGTGCTATTTTCTTTGCAACGATCATCCCAGTGAAAACCAATATGCAAACAGATGGGTATGTAGTCCTCTCTTTATTAAAGAATAACGAAGACACTACTAAGCTAATAAATGAAATAAATATATCCAAAGAATTACTTAGTAAAAAGCAACCAAAAGACTGGGACTCTAAACAGATACAATTAGCGAGACAAATGCAGCCATCTATTGATCATGTACAATATGCAATGTTCCTCTACTATTTTGAAATTGAACAAGCTGGGTTTTCTTCAGCGGTAAATGCGTTGAAAGATTTTGCTGCCATTCCTGTCACTAAGAAAAATAAGCAGCAATTAGGATTTATCATTCATATGAAACAAATCGAACATTTCTTATCAGAGGATGTTCAATTGGAGATGATTTCAGAATATCAACAATTTCTTTCGAGAATTGAGCCTCTATCTTTTCACAGGGGCGAAGCTATGATTGCATACTTACAAGATAATAAAACAAAGGCACTTGAATTGTTACATAAGGTTCAGAAAAATGTAGAACATAATGAGTCACTATATGGATTTTTTAAAGCGGAAAAAACGCTAACAGAACTGATTAAAGAAAAAATAGCTTTATAA
- a CDS encoding DUF3951 domain-containing protein — MIFLTSLSILFTVMIVFLIGFIIFKIVKNRMLPNHSYTPFDYITAQSTVEFHEEKEETIEEVKSGDKDSK, encoded by the coding sequence ATGATTTTTTTAACTTCTCTTTCCATTTTATTTACCGTAATGATTGTTTTCTTGATAGGATTCATTATCTTTAAAATCGTGAAAAACAGAATGCTCCCGAATCATTCCTATACTCCTTTTGATTATATTACTGCACAATCTACTGTTGAATTTCATGAGGAAAAGGAGGAAACAATCGAAGAAGTGAAAAGTGGAGATAAAGATTCTAAATAA
- a CDS encoding YjzC family protein translates to MATLKSGETATQTGTYVEVGHGGGKVKNAKRVEVKQGDKLPELETYTVTIEHKGEKKTRNRQHRWHLVK, encoded by the coding sequence ATGGCGACATTAAAATCAGGGGAAACCGCAACTCAAACAGGTACTTATGTTGAGGTAGGACACGGTGGAGGTAAGGTAAAAAACGCAAAACGTGTCGAAGTAAAGCAAGGGGATAAACTTCCAGAGTTAGAAACTTATACTGTTACGATTGAACATAAAGGTGAAAAGAAAACTAGAAATCGCCAACATCGTTGGCATTTAGTTAAATAG